The following are from one region of the Pirellulales bacterium genome:
- a CDS encoding tRNA-dihydrouridine synthase, which translates to MFPPLQIGNVRIGHPVVQAALSGYSDWAMRVLARRMGAPYTLCEVMLDQFLLGHSHFKKNQARIRVTDEEHPVGGQLMGADPADFGPAAARLVEIGFDIIDINFGCPVKKALGRCRGGYHLGQPAVALEIVDRVRAAVPPHIPVTLKMRRGLDDTPASRDKFYTILDGAFARGAAAITVHGRTVRQGYIGPSRWEFLSEVKRHVGDRVILGSGDLFTPQACVEMLQQTGVNGVTAARGAIGNPWIFAQTRALLAGEPLPPPPSTHEQKGVIDRHFDLAVELYGGDIAGRLMRKFCIKYARLHPAGVVVRDAFVAAKNITKMREVFDLYYTDDLPGRHPDADEVDQVQECG; encoded by the coding sequence ATGTTTCCTCCCCTCCAGATCGGCAATGTCCGCATCGGCCATCCCGTCGTCCAGGCCGCGCTCTCGGGCTATTCCGACTGGGCGATGCGGGTGCTGGCGCGGCGGATGGGCGCCCCGTACACCTTGTGCGAGGTGATGCTCGACCAGTTTTTGCTGGGGCATAGCCACTTTAAGAAAAACCAGGCCCGCATTCGCGTCACGGACGAGGAACATCCCGTCGGCGGGCAACTCATGGGGGCGGACCCGGCGGATTTTGGGCCGGCCGCCGCCCGGCTGGTCGAAATCGGTTTTGACATTATCGATATCAACTTTGGCTGCCCGGTCAAAAAAGCCCTCGGTCGTTGCCGTGGCGGCTATCACCTGGGCCAGCCGGCGGTCGCGCTAGAGATTGTCGACCGCGTCCGCGCGGCGGTGCCGCCGCATATCCCCGTCACGCTCAAAATGCGCCGCGGCTTGGATGATACGCCCGCCAGCCGGGACAAGTTTTACACCATCCTGGACGGGGCATTTGCCCGGGGGGCGGCGGCGATCACGGTGCATGGACGAACCGTGCGGCAGGGATACATCGGCCCCAGCCGTTGGGAATTTCTGAGCGAGGTCAAACGCCACGTGGGCGACCGCGTGATCCTGGGGAGCGGGGATTTGTTTACCCCTCAAGCGTGTGTGGAGATGTTGCAGCAGACCGGCGTCAACGGCGTGACCGCCGCGCGGGGGGCGATAGGCAATCCGTGGATCTTCGCCCAGACGCGGGCGCTGTTGGCAGGGGAACCGCTGCCGCCGCCACCCAGTACGCACGAGCAAAAAGGGGTGATTGACCGGCATTTTGACCTGGCGGTGGAGTTGTACGGCGGGGACATTGCGGGGAGGCTGATGCGCAAATTTTGTATTAAATACGCGCGGTTACACCCGGCGGGGGTGGTGGTGCGGGACGCCTTTGTCGCGGCGAAAAACATAACCAAGATGCGCGAGGTGTTTGATCTGTATTACACGGACGATCTGCCGGGCCGCCACCCCGACGCGGACGAAGTGGACCAGGTGCAGGAATGCGGATAG